One Odocoileus virginianus isolate 20LAN1187 ecotype Illinois chromosome 4, Ovbor_1.2, whole genome shotgun sequence DNA segment encodes these proteins:
- the COX17 gene encoding cytochrome c oxidase copper chaperone, producing MPGLAAASPAPSESQEKKPLKPCCACPETKKARDACIIEKGEEQCGHLIEAHKECMRALGFKI from the exons ATGCCAGGTCTGGCGGCCGCAAGCCCTGCCCCATCTGAGTCGCAGGAGAAGAAGCCGCTGAAGCCCTGCTGCGCCTGCCCGGAGACCAAGAAGGCGCGCGATGCGTG CATCATTGAGAAAGGAGAAGAGCAATGTGGACACCTAATTGAAGCCCACAAGGAGTGCATGAGAGCCCTGGGATTTAAGATATAA